Proteins found in one Channa argus isolate prfri chromosome 7, Channa argus male v1.0, whole genome shotgun sequence genomic segment:
- the arnt gene encoding aryl hydrocarbon receptor nuclear translocator isoform X8 — translation MLFHTDMSSSNQELPDPSLGMGASGTQTSGGAVVPKGANKRRAVSDFDDDDEGSKLFKCDDETAGSNNDKERFARFLEEDQSFADKEKLARENHSEIERRRRNKMTAYITELSDMVPTCSALARKPDKLTILRMAVSHMKSLRGSGNTNVDGSYKPSFLTDQELKHLILEAADGFLFVVSCETGRIVYVSDSLTPVLNQSQSDWLGSSLYEQLHPDDTEKLREQLSTAENNNTGRMLDLKTGTVKKESQQSSAKMSMGARRSFICRMRCGSCPVEPLSMNRLNFLRNRNRNGLGAPKEGEPQYVVVHCTGYIKSWPPAGVSLTDDEADNTQGSRYCLVAIGRLQVTCCPGDTDINSISVPVEFISRHNCQGMFTFVDHRCLTAVGYQPQELLGKNILEFAHPEDQGLLRDSFQQVVKLKGQVLSVMFRFHTKSREWIWMRTSSFTFQNPFSEEIEYIICTNVNVNRNSTQEPLTPISSPGGSLPPSLSQSSPSGPSVVLSPRQLATRQLQQQQAELEGGGNRDGLYEAAQISLPQMPVQPVTAAGPDHSKSHEKPELFSSLFQGPDPTKVVQSTSAPPTQIYSSPNNFTAGRSNDTYSRPVTMAPQMVQPAHSAGQMLSQMSRQNGAPQSVAPSNTGSPLHGGPAGGWPGAGVGARPQFNNQVAPPAAKTMSPQFSAMGGFGGGSSNSFGQMPTDGSQGAAQFPSRAVEAVWPQWQGQQQHSQNNAEQHPHAQGNQQDMFPDVLSMLDQPANFNSDDFEIPIYPSFNE, via the exons GTTTTTGGAAGAAGATCAGAGTTTTGCAGATAAGGAAAAACTAGCCAG GGAGAATCACAGTGAGATTGAGAGGCGGAGGCGGAATAAGATGACGGCCTACATCACAGAATTATCAGACATGGTGCCGACCTGCAGCGCATTAGCTCGGAAACCAGACAAACTAACCATCCTACGAATGGCTGTGTCCCATATGAAGTCTCTGAGAGGAAGTGGGAATACCAATGTAGATGGATCATACAAACCTTCCTTTCTCACTGATCAG GAGCTAAAGCACCTCATCCTGGAGGCAGCTGATGGCTTCCTGTTCGTGGTGTCGTGTGAGACAGGTCGCATTGTTTACGTCTCTGACTCCCTTACACCTGTCCTGAACCAGTCACAGTCTGACTGGCTTGGGTCCTCGCTTTATGAGCAGCTCCACCCAGATGACACAGAAAAGCTCAGGGAACAGCTCTCCACTGCAGAGAATAAcaacacag GGAGGATGTTGGACTTAAAAACAGGAACAGTGAAAAAGGAAAGCCAGCAATCATCAGCCAAAATGAGTATGGGAGCCCGAAGATCATTCATCTGCAGAATGAG GTGTGGCTCGTGTCCAGTGGAACCATTGTCAATGAACAGGCTTAACTTCCTTAGAAATAGAAACAG GAATGGTTTGGGTGCACCCAAGGAAGGGGAGCCTCAGTATGTAGTGGTTCACTGTACAGGATACATAAAGTCTTGGCCTCCTGCAG gtgtATCATTAACAGATGATGAGGCAGACAACACTCAGGGGAGTCGCTACTGTCTAGTTGCCATTGGGAGATTACAG GTGACATGTTGCCCGGGTGACACAGATATAAACAGTATCAGTGTTCCAGTTGAATTCATCTCACGCCATAATTGCCAGGGCATGTTCACCTTTGTAGACCACCGCTGCTTGACTGCTGTCGGTTACCAGCCCCAG GAGTTACTGGGGAAAAATATTCTTGAGTTTGCCCACCCTGAAGACCAGGGGTTACTGAGAGACAGCTTCCAACAG GTGGTGAAGTTGAAGGGCCAGGTTCTGTCTGTTATGTTTCGGTTTCACACCAAATCAAGAGAGTGGATCTGGATGAGAACCAGCTCCTTTACGTTTCAGAACCCATTTTCAGAGGAGATAGAGTACATCATCTGTACCAACGTCAATGTCAA TAGAAACTCGACTCAGGAGCCCCTCACTCCCATCTCCTCCCCAGGGGGTTCACTGCCCCCATCCTTGAGTCAGAGCAGCCCAAGTGGCCCTTCTGTAGTGCTCAGCCCGAGGCAGTTGGCCACCAG gcAGTTACAGCAACAGCAGGCCGAACTGGAGGGTGGTGGGAACAGAGATGGTCTTTATGAAGCTGCACAAATCTCCCTcccacag ATGCCAGTGCAgccagtgacagcagcagggcCTGACCACAGCAAGAGCCATGAAAAGCCAGAGCTCTTCTCTTCGCTTTTCCAGGGTCCTGATCCGACCAAGGTTGTGCAGTCCACTTCTGCTCCACCCACACAGATCTATTCTTCTCCCAACAACTTCACTGCTGGCCGTTCTAATGATACATACAG CAGGCCAGTCACGATGGCTCCACAGATGGTACAACCAGCCCACTCAGCAGGACAGATGCTTTCTCAGATGTCTCGTCAGAATGGAGCCCCACAGTCAGTCGCTCCCTCCAACACTGGCAGCCCCCTCCATGGAGGACCAGCAGGAGGATGGCCTGGAGCTGGAGTGGGAGCCAGACCCCAATTTAATAACCAG GTGGCTCCTCCGGCAGCAAAGACCATGTCTCCTCAGTTTTCTGCAATGGGAGGATTTGGAGGTGGCTCTTCCAACTCTTTTGGCCAAATGCCTACAG atgGTTCTCAGGGTGCAGCACAGTTCCCCTCTCGAGCAGTAGAGGCAGTGTGGCCTCAGTGGCAGGGCCAGCAGCAGCACTCGCAGAACAATGCAGAGCAGCATCCTCATGCTCAGGGCAACCAGCAAGACATGTTTCCT GATGTGTTATCTATGCTGGACCAGCCGGCTAACTTCAACAGTGATGATTTTGAGATCCCTATCTACCCTTCGTTTAACGAATGA
- the arnt gene encoding aryl hydrocarbon receptor nuclear translocator isoform X5 has translation MLFHTDMSSSNQELPDPSLGMGASGTQTSGGAVVPKGANKRRAVSDFDDDDEGSKLFKCDDETAGSNNDKERFARENHSEIERRRRNKMTAYITELSDMVPTCSALARKPDKLTILRMAVSHMKSLRGSGNTNVDGSYKPSFLTDQELKHLILEAADGFLFVVSCETGRIVYVSDSLTPVLNQSQSDWLGSSLYEQLHPDDTEKLREQLSTAENNNTGRMLDLKTGTVKKESQQSSAKMSMGARRSFICRMRCGSCPVEPLSMNRLNFLRNRNRNGLGAPKEGEPQYVVVHCTGYIKSWPPAGVSLTDDEADNTQGSRYCLVAIGRLQVTCCPGDTDINSISVPVEFISRHNCQGMFTFVDHRCLTAVGYQPQELLGKNILEFAHPEDQGLLRDSFQQVVKLKGQVLSVMFRFHTKSREWIWMRTSSFTFQNPFSEEIEYIICTNVNVKNSTQEPLTPISSPGGSLPPSLSQSSPSGPSVVLSPRQLATRQLQQQQAELEGGGNRDGLYEAAQISLPQMPVQPVTAAGPDHSKSHEKPELFSSLFQGPDPTKVVQSTSAPPTQIYSSPNNFTAGRSNDTYSRPVTMAPQMVQPAHSAGQMLSQMSRQNGAPQSVAPSNTGSPLHGGPAGGWPGAGVGARPQFNNQVAPPAAKTMSPQFSAMGGFGGGSSNSFGQMPTGAAPTSTSGANYSQINVRASLNTNGYDGSQGAAQFPSRAVEAVWPQWQGQQQHSQNNAEQHPHAQGNQQDMFPDVLSMLDQPANFNSDDFEIPIYPSFNE, from the exons GGAGAATCACAGTGAGATTGAGAGGCGGAGGCGGAATAAGATGACGGCCTACATCACAGAATTATCAGACATGGTGCCGACCTGCAGCGCATTAGCTCGGAAACCAGACAAACTAACCATCCTACGAATGGCTGTGTCCCATATGAAGTCTCTGAGAGGAAGTGGGAATACCAATGTAGATGGATCATACAAACCTTCCTTTCTCACTGATCAG GAGCTAAAGCACCTCATCCTGGAGGCAGCTGATGGCTTCCTGTTCGTGGTGTCGTGTGAGACAGGTCGCATTGTTTACGTCTCTGACTCCCTTACACCTGTCCTGAACCAGTCACAGTCTGACTGGCTTGGGTCCTCGCTTTATGAGCAGCTCCACCCAGATGACACAGAAAAGCTCAGGGAACAGCTCTCCACTGCAGAGAATAAcaacacag GGAGGATGTTGGACTTAAAAACAGGAACAGTGAAAAAGGAAAGCCAGCAATCATCAGCCAAAATGAGTATGGGAGCCCGAAGATCATTCATCTGCAGAATGAG GTGTGGCTCGTGTCCAGTGGAACCATTGTCAATGAACAGGCTTAACTTCCTTAGAAATAGAAACAG GAATGGTTTGGGTGCACCCAAGGAAGGGGAGCCTCAGTATGTAGTGGTTCACTGTACAGGATACATAAAGTCTTGGCCTCCTGCAG gtgtATCATTAACAGATGATGAGGCAGACAACACTCAGGGGAGTCGCTACTGTCTAGTTGCCATTGGGAGATTACAG GTGACATGTTGCCCGGGTGACACAGATATAAACAGTATCAGTGTTCCAGTTGAATTCATCTCACGCCATAATTGCCAGGGCATGTTCACCTTTGTAGACCACCGCTGCTTGACTGCTGTCGGTTACCAGCCCCAG GAGTTACTGGGGAAAAATATTCTTGAGTTTGCCCACCCTGAAGACCAGGGGTTACTGAGAGACAGCTTCCAACAG GTGGTGAAGTTGAAGGGCCAGGTTCTGTCTGTTATGTTTCGGTTTCACACCAAATCAAGAGAGTGGATCTGGATGAGAACCAGCTCCTTTACGTTTCAGAACCCATTTTCAGAGGAGATAGAGTACATCATCTGTACCAACGTCAATGTCAA AAACTCGACTCAGGAGCCCCTCACTCCCATCTCCTCCCCAGGGGGTTCACTGCCCCCATCCTTGAGTCAGAGCAGCCCAAGTGGCCCTTCTGTAGTGCTCAGCCCGAGGCAGTTGGCCACCAG gcAGTTACAGCAACAGCAGGCCGAACTGGAGGGTGGTGGGAACAGAGATGGTCTTTATGAAGCTGCACAAATCTCCCTcccacag ATGCCAGTGCAgccagtgacagcagcagggcCTGACCACAGCAAGAGCCATGAAAAGCCAGAGCTCTTCTCTTCGCTTTTCCAGGGTCCTGATCCGACCAAGGTTGTGCAGTCCACTTCTGCTCCACCCACACAGATCTATTCTTCTCCCAACAACTTCACTGCTGGCCGTTCTAATGATACATACAG CAGGCCAGTCACGATGGCTCCACAGATGGTACAACCAGCCCACTCAGCAGGACAGATGCTTTCTCAGATGTCTCGTCAGAATGGAGCCCCACAGTCAGTCGCTCCCTCCAACACTGGCAGCCCCCTCCATGGAGGACCAGCAGGAGGATGGCCTGGAGCTGGAGTGGGAGCCAGACCCCAATTTAATAACCAG GTGGCTCCTCCGGCAGCAAAGACCATGTCTCCTCAGTTTTCTGCAATGGGAGGATTTGGAGGTGGCTCTTCCAACTCTTTTGGCCAAATGCCTACAGGTGCTGCTCCCACCTCTACCAGTGGTGCAAACTATTCTCAGATTAATGTTCGTGCAAGTCTCAACACCAATGGTTATG atgGTTCTCAGGGTGCAGCACAGTTCCCCTCTCGAGCAGTAGAGGCAGTGTGGCCTCAGTGGCAGGGCCAGCAGCAGCACTCGCAGAACAATGCAGAGCAGCATCCTCATGCTCAGGGCAACCAGCAAGACATGTTTCCT GATGTGTTATCTATGCTGGACCAGCCGGCTAACTTCAACAGTGATGATTTTGAGATCCCTATCTACCCTTCGTTTAACGAATGA
- the arnt gene encoding aryl hydrocarbon receptor nuclear translocator isoform X2, with protein sequence MLFHTDMSSSNQELPDPSLGMGASGTQTSGGAVVPKGANKRRAVSDFDDDDEGSKLFKCDDETAGSNNDKERFARFLEEDQSFADKEKLARENHSEIERRRRNKMTAYITELSDMVPTCSALARKPDKLTILRMAVSHMKSLRGSGNTNVDGSYKPSFLTDQELKHLILEAADGFLFVVSCETGRIVYVSDSLTPVLNQSQSDWLGSSLYEQLHPDDTEKLREQLSTAENNNTGRMLDLKTGTVKKESQQSSAKMSMGARRSFICRMRCGSCPVEPLSMNRLNFLRNRNRNGLGAPKEGEPQYVVVHCTGYIKSWPPAGVSLTDDEADNTQGSRYCLVAIGRLQVTCCPGDTDINSISVPVEFISRHNCQGMFTFVDHRCLTAVGYQPQELLGKNILEFAHPEDQGLLRDSFQQVVKLKGQVLSVMFRFHTKSREWIWMRTSSFTFQNPFSEEIEYIICTNVNVKNSTQEPLTPISSPGGSLPPSLSQSSPSGPSVVLSPRQLATRQLQQQQAELEGGGNRDGLYEAAQISLPQMPVQPVTAAGPDHSKSHEKPELFSSLFQGPDPTKVVQSTSAPPTQIYSSPNNFTAGRSNDTYSRPVTMAPQMVQPAHSAGQMLSQMSRQNGAPQSVAPSNTGSPLHGGPAGGWPGAGVGARPQFNNQVAPPAAKTMSPQFSAMGGFGGGSSNSFGQMPTGAAPTSTSGANYSQINVRASLNTNGYDGSQGAAQFPSRAVEAVWPQWQGQQQHSQNNAEQHPHAQGNQQDMFPDVLSMLDQPANFNSDDFEIPIYPSFNE encoded by the exons GTTTTTGGAAGAAGATCAGAGTTTTGCAGATAAGGAAAAACTAGCCAG GGAGAATCACAGTGAGATTGAGAGGCGGAGGCGGAATAAGATGACGGCCTACATCACAGAATTATCAGACATGGTGCCGACCTGCAGCGCATTAGCTCGGAAACCAGACAAACTAACCATCCTACGAATGGCTGTGTCCCATATGAAGTCTCTGAGAGGAAGTGGGAATACCAATGTAGATGGATCATACAAACCTTCCTTTCTCACTGATCAG GAGCTAAAGCACCTCATCCTGGAGGCAGCTGATGGCTTCCTGTTCGTGGTGTCGTGTGAGACAGGTCGCATTGTTTACGTCTCTGACTCCCTTACACCTGTCCTGAACCAGTCACAGTCTGACTGGCTTGGGTCCTCGCTTTATGAGCAGCTCCACCCAGATGACACAGAAAAGCTCAGGGAACAGCTCTCCACTGCAGAGAATAAcaacacag GGAGGATGTTGGACTTAAAAACAGGAACAGTGAAAAAGGAAAGCCAGCAATCATCAGCCAAAATGAGTATGGGAGCCCGAAGATCATTCATCTGCAGAATGAG GTGTGGCTCGTGTCCAGTGGAACCATTGTCAATGAACAGGCTTAACTTCCTTAGAAATAGAAACAG GAATGGTTTGGGTGCACCCAAGGAAGGGGAGCCTCAGTATGTAGTGGTTCACTGTACAGGATACATAAAGTCTTGGCCTCCTGCAG gtgtATCATTAACAGATGATGAGGCAGACAACACTCAGGGGAGTCGCTACTGTCTAGTTGCCATTGGGAGATTACAG GTGACATGTTGCCCGGGTGACACAGATATAAACAGTATCAGTGTTCCAGTTGAATTCATCTCACGCCATAATTGCCAGGGCATGTTCACCTTTGTAGACCACCGCTGCTTGACTGCTGTCGGTTACCAGCCCCAG GAGTTACTGGGGAAAAATATTCTTGAGTTTGCCCACCCTGAAGACCAGGGGTTACTGAGAGACAGCTTCCAACAG GTGGTGAAGTTGAAGGGCCAGGTTCTGTCTGTTATGTTTCGGTTTCACACCAAATCAAGAGAGTGGATCTGGATGAGAACCAGCTCCTTTACGTTTCAGAACCCATTTTCAGAGGAGATAGAGTACATCATCTGTACCAACGTCAATGTCAA AAACTCGACTCAGGAGCCCCTCACTCCCATCTCCTCCCCAGGGGGTTCACTGCCCCCATCCTTGAGTCAGAGCAGCCCAAGTGGCCCTTCTGTAGTGCTCAGCCCGAGGCAGTTGGCCACCAG gcAGTTACAGCAACAGCAGGCCGAACTGGAGGGTGGTGGGAACAGAGATGGTCTTTATGAAGCTGCACAAATCTCCCTcccacag ATGCCAGTGCAgccagtgacagcagcagggcCTGACCACAGCAAGAGCCATGAAAAGCCAGAGCTCTTCTCTTCGCTTTTCCAGGGTCCTGATCCGACCAAGGTTGTGCAGTCCACTTCTGCTCCACCCACACAGATCTATTCTTCTCCCAACAACTTCACTGCTGGCCGTTCTAATGATACATACAG CAGGCCAGTCACGATGGCTCCACAGATGGTACAACCAGCCCACTCAGCAGGACAGATGCTTTCTCAGATGTCTCGTCAGAATGGAGCCCCACAGTCAGTCGCTCCCTCCAACACTGGCAGCCCCCTCCATGGAGGACCAGCAGGAGGATGGCCTGGAGCTGGAGTGGGAGCCAGACCCCAATTTAATAACCAG GTGGCTCCTCCGGCAGCAAAGACCATGTCTCCTCAGTTTTCTGCAATGGGAGGATTTGGAGGTGGCTCTTCCAACTCTTTTGGCCAAATGCCTACAGGTGCTGCTCCCACCTCTACCAGTGGTGCAAACTATTCTCAGATTAATGTTCGTGCAAGTCTCAACACCAATGGTTATG atgGTTCTCAGGGTGCAGCACAGTTCCCCTCTCGAGCAGTAGAGGCAGTGTGGCCTCAGTGGCAGGGCCAGCAGCAGCACTCGCAGAACAATGCAGAGCAGCATCCTCATGCTCAGGGCAACCAGCAAGACATGTTTCCT GATGTGTTATCTATGCTGGACCAGCCGGCTAACTTCAACAGTGATGATTTTGAGATCCCTATCTACCCTTCGTTTAACGAATGA
- the arnt gene encoding aryl hydrocarbon receptor nuclear translocator isoform X9, whose product MLFHTDMSSSNQELPDPSLGMGASGTQTSGGAVVPKGANKRRAVSDFDDDDEGSKLFKCDDETAGSNNDKERFARFLEEDQSFADKEKLARENHSEIERRRRNKMTAYITELSDMVPTCSALARKPDKLTILRMAVSHMKSLRGSGNTNVDGSYKPSFLTDQELKHLILEAADGFLFVVSCETGRIVYVSDSLTPVLNQSQSDWLGSSLYEQLHPDDTEKLREQLSTAENNNTGRMLDLKTGTVKKESQQSSAKMSMGARRSFICRMRCGSCPVEPLSMNRLNFLRNRNRNGLGAPKEGEPQYVVVHCTGYIKSWPPAGVSLTDDEADNTQGSRYCLVAIGRLQVTCCPGDTDINSISVPVEFISRHNCQGMFTFVDHRCLTAVGYQPQELLGKNILEFAHPEDQGLLRDSFQQVVKLKGQVLSVMFRFHTKSREWIWMRTSSFTFQNPFSEEIEYIICTNVNVKQLQQQQAELEGGGNRDGLYEAAQISLPQMPVQPVTAAGPDHSKSHEKPELFSSLFQGPDPTKVVQSTSAPPTQIYSSPNNFTAGRSNDTYSRPVTMAPQMVQPAHSAGQMLSQMSRQNGAPQSVAPSNTGSPLHGGPAGGWPGAGVGARPQFNNQVAPPAAKTMSPQFSAMGGFGGGSSNSFGQMPTGAAPTSTSGANYSQINVRASLNTNGYDGSQGAAQFPSRAVEAVWPQWQGQQQHSQNNAEQHPHAQGNQQDMFPDVLSMLDQPANFNSDDFEIPIYPSFNE is encoded by the exons GTTTTTGGAAGAAGATCAGAGTTTTGCAGATAAGGAAAAACTAGCCAG GGAGAATCACAGTGAGATTGAGAGGCGGAGGCGGAATAAGATGACGGCCTACATCACAGAATTATCAGACATGGTGCCGACCTGCAGCGCATTAGCTCGGAAACCAGACAAACTAACCATCCTACGAATGGCTGTGTCCCATATGAAGTCTCTGAGAGGAAGTGGGAATACCAATGTAGATGGATCATACAAACCTTCCTTTCTCACTGATCAG GAGCTAAAGCACCTCATCCTGGAGGCAGCTGATGGCTTCCTGTTCGTGGTGTCGTGTGAGACAGGTCGCATTGTTTACGTCTCTGACTCCCTTACACCTGTCCTGAACCAGTCACAGTCTGACTGGCTTGGGTCCTCGCTTTATGAGCAGCTCCACCCAGATGACACAGAAAAGCTCAGGGAACAGCTCTCCACTGCAGAGAATAAcaacacag GGAGGATGTTGGACTTAAAAACAGGAACAGTGAAAAAGGAAAGCCAGCAATCATCAGCCAAAATGAGTATGGGAGCCCGAAGATCATTCATCTGCAGAATGAG GTGTGGCTCGTGTCCAGTGGAACCATTGTCAATGAACAGGCTTAACTTCCTTAGAAATAGAAACAG GAATGGTTTGGGTGCACCCAAGGAAGGGGAGCCTCAGTATGTAGTGGTTCACTGTACAGGATACATAAAGTCTTGGCCTCCTGCAG gtgtATCATTAACAGATGATGAGGCAGACAACACTCAGGGGAGTCGCTACTGTCTAGTTGCCATTGGGAGATTACAG GTGACATGTTGCCCGGGTGACACAGATATAAACAGTATCAGTGTTCCAGTTGAATTCATCTCACGCCATAATTGCCAGGGCATGTTCACCTTTGTAGACCACCGCTGCTTGACTGCTGTCGGTTACCAGCCCCAG GAGTTACTGGGGAAAAATATTCTTGAGTTTGCCCACCCTGAAGACCAGGGGTTACTGAGAGACAGCTTCCAACAG GTGGTGAAGTTGAAGGGCCAGGTTCTGTCTGTTATGTTTCGGTTTCACACCAAATCAAGAGAGTGGATCTGGATGAGAACCAGCTCCTTTACGTTTCAGAACCCATTTTCAGAGGAGATAGAGTACATCATCTGTACCAACGTCAATGTCAA gcAGTTACAGCAACAGCAGGCCGAACTGGAGGGTGGTGGGAACAGAGATGGTCTTTATGAAGCTGCACAAATCTCCCTcccacag ATGCCAGTGCAgccagtgacagcagcagggcCTGACCACAGCAAGAGCCATGAAAAGCCAGAGCTCTTCTCTTCGCTTTTCCAGGGTCCTGATCCGACCAAGGTTGTGCAGTCCACTTCTGCTCCACCCACACAGATCTATTCTTCTCCCAACAACTTCACTGCTGGCCGTTCTAATGATACATACAG CAGGCCAGTCACGATGGCTCCACAGATGGTACAACCAGCCCACTCAGCAGGACAGATGCTTTCTCAGATGTCTCGTCAGAATGGAGCCCCACAGTCAGTCGCTCCCTCCAACACTGGCAGCCCCCTCCATGGAGGACCAGCAGGAGGATGGCCTGGAGCTGGAGTGGGAGCCAGACCCCAATTTAATAACCAG GTGGCTCCTCCGGCAGCAAAGACCATGTCTCCTCAGTTTTCTGCAATGGGAGGATTTGGAGGTGGCTCTTCCAACTCTTTTGGCCAAATGCCTACAGGTGCTGCTCCCACCTCTACCAGTGGTGCAAACTATTCTCAGATTAATGTTCGTGCAAGTCTCAACACCAATGGTTATG atgGTTCTCAGGGTGCAGCACAGTTCCCCTCTCGAGCAGTAGAGGCAGTGTGGCCTCAGTGGCAGGGCCAGCAGCAGCACTCGCAGAACAATGCAGAGCAGCATCCTCATGCTCAGGGCAACCAGCAAGACATGTTTCCT GATGTGTTATCTATGCTGGACCAGCCGGCTAACTTCAACAGTGATGATTTTGAGATCCCTATCTACCCTTCGTTTAACGAATGA
- the arnt gene encoding aryl hydrocarbon receptor nuclear translocator isoform X3: MLFHTDMSSSNQELPDPSLGMGASGTQTSGGAVVPKGANKRRAVSDFDDDDEGSKLFKCDDETAGSNNDKERFARFLEEDQSFADKEKLARENHSEIERRRRNKMTAYITELSDMVPTCSALARKPDKLTILRMAVSHMKSLRGSGNTNVDGSYKPSFLTDQELKHLILEAADGFLFVVSCETGRIVYVSDSLTPVLNQSQSDWLGSSLYEQLHPDDTEKLREQLSTAENNNTGRMLDLKTGTVKKESQQSSAKMSMGARRSFICRMRCGSCPVEPLSMNRLNFLRNRNRNGLGAPKEGEPQYVVVHCTGYIKSWPPAGVSLTDDEADNTQGSRYCLVAIGRLQVTCCPGDTDINSISVPVEFISRHNCQGMFTFVDHRCLTAVGYQPQELLGKNILEFAHPEDQGLLRDSFQQVVKLKGQVLSVMFRFHTKSREWIWMRTSSFTFQNPFSEEIEYIICTNVNVNRNSTQEPLTPISSPGGSLPPSLSQSSPSGPSVVLSPRQLATRQLQQQQAELEGGGNRDGLYEAAQISLPQMPVQPVTAAGPDHSKSHEKPELFSSLFQGPDPTKVVQSTSAPPTQIYSSPNNFTAGRSNDTYRPVTMAPQMVQPAHSAGQMLSQMSRQNGAPQSVAPSNTGSPLHGGPAGGWPGAGVGARPQFNNQVAPPAAKTMSPQFSAMGGFGGGSSNSFGQMPTGAAPTSTSGANYSQINVRASLNTNGYDGSQGAAQFPSRAVEAVWPQWQGQQQHSQNNAEQHPHAQGNQQDMFPDVLSMLDQPANFNSDDFEIPIYPSFNE, translated from the exons GTTTTTGGAAGAAGATCAGAGTTTTGCAGATAAGGAAAAACTAGCCAG GGAGAATCACAGTGAGATTGAGAGGCGGAGGCGGAATAAGATGACGGCCTACATCACAGAATTATCAGACATGGTGCCGACCTGCAGCGCATTAGCTCGGAAACCAGACAAACTAACCATCCTACGAATGGCTGTGTCCCATATGAAGTCTCTGAGAGGAAGTGGGAATACCAATGTAGATGGATCATACAAACCTTCCTTTCTCACTGATCAG GAGCTAAAGCACCTCATCCTGGAGGCAGCTGATGGCTTCCTGTTCGTGGTGTCGTGTGAGACAGGTCGCATTGTTTACGTCTCTGACTCCCTTACACCTGTCCTGAACCAGTCACAGTCTGACTGGCTTGGGTCCTCGCTTTATGAGCAGCTCCACCCAGATGACACAGAAAAGCTCAGGGAACAGCTCTCCACTGCAGAGAATAAcaacacag GGAGGATGTTGGACTTAAAAACAGGAACAGTGAAAAAGGAAAGCCAGCAATCATCAGCCAAAATGAGTATGGGAGCCCGAAGATCATTCATCTGCAGAATGAG GTGTGGCTCGTGTCCAGTGGAACCATTGTCAATGAACAGGCTTAACTTCCTTAGAAATAGAAACAG GAATGGTTTGGGTGCACCCAAGGAAGGGGAGCCTCAGTATGTAGTGGTTCACTGTACAGGATACATAAAGTCTTGGCCTCCTGCAG gtgtATCATTAACAGATGATGAGGCAGACAACACTCAGGGGAGTCGCTACTGTCTAGTTGCCATTGGGAGATTACAG GTGACATGTTGCCCGGGTGACACAGATATAAACAGTATCAGTGTTCCAGTTGAATTCATCTCACGCCATAATTGCCAGGGCATGTTCACCTTTGTAGACCACCGCTGCTTGACTGCTGTCGGTTACCAGCCCCAG GAGTTACTGGGGAAAAATATTCTTGAGTTTGCCCACCCTGAAGACCAGGGGTTACTGAGAGACAGCTTCCAACAG GTGGTGAAGTTGAAGGGCCAGGTTCTGTCTGTTATGTTTCGGTTTCACACCAAATCAAGAGAGTGGATCTGGATGAGAACCAGCTCCTTTACGTTTCAGAACCCATTTTCAGAGGAGATAGAGTACATCATCTGTACCAACGTCAATGTCAA TAGAAACTCGACTCAGGAGCCCCTCACTCCCATCTCCTCCCCAGGGGGTTCACTGCCCCCATCCTTGAGTCAGAGCAGCCCAAGTGGCCCTTCTGTAGTGCTCAGCCCGAGGCAGTTGGCCACCAG gcAGTTACAGCAACAGCAGGCCGAACTGGAGGGTGGTGGGAACAGAGATGGTCTTTATGAAGCTGCACAAATCTCCCTcccacag ATGCCAGTGCAgccagtgacagcagcagggcCTGACCACAGCAAGAGCCATGAAAAGCCAGAGCTCTTCTCTTCGCTTTTCCAGGGTCCTGATCCGACCAAGGTTGTGCAGTCCACTTCTGCTCCACCCACACAGATCTATTCTTCTCCCAACAACTTCACTGCTGGCCGTTCTAATGATACATACAG GCCAGTCACGATGGCTCCACAGATGGTACAACCAGCCCACTCAGCAGGACAGATGCTTTCTCAGATGTCTCGTCAGAATGGAGCCCCACAGTCAGTCGCTCCCTCCAACACTGGCAGCCCCCTCCATGGAGGACCAGCAGGAGGATGGCCTGGAGCTGGAGTGGGAGCCAGACCCCAATTTAATAACCAG GTGGCTCCTCCGGCAGCAAAGACCATGTCTCCTCAGTTTTCTGCAATGGGAGGATTTGGAGGTGGCTCTTCCAACTCTTTTGGCCAAATGCCTACAGGTGCTGCTCCCACCTCTACCAGTGGTGCAAACTATTCTCAGATTAATGTTCGTGCAAGTCTCAACACCAATGGTTATG atgGTTCTCAGGGTGCAGCACAGTTCCCCTCTCGAGCAGTAGAGGCAGTGTGGCCTCAGTGGCAGGGCCAGCAGCAGCACTCGCAGAACAATGCAGAGCAGCATCCTCATGCTCAGGGCAACCAGCAAGACATGTTTCCT GATGTGTTATCTATGCTGGACCAGCCGGCTAACTTCAACAGTGATGATTTTGAGATCCCTATCTACCCTTCGTTTAACGAATGA